From Candidatus Manganitrophus morganii, the proteins below share one genomic window:
- a CDS encoding alpha/beta hydrolase: protein MPYITVDRENSGNIDLYYEDHGSGRPVVLVHGWPLSGDSWEKQVPALLDAGCRVITYDRRGFGKSSQPTFGYDYDTMAEDLHKLITKLDLRDIALVGFSMGGGEVARYLGVHGSGRVSKAVFMAAIPPYMLMTTDNPDGIDGSVFDGIKKAIVADRPALLSKFLSDFYNVDLLKGEKVSDEAVHLSWIVAAEASPKGTLDCVTAFSSTDFRNDLKRIDIPTLVIHGDADRICPFPATGKRIREIVKGSRLITVEGGPHGINWTHAEKVNSDLLAFLGEAARRKAAA from the coding sequence ATGCCGTACATCACCGTCGACAGGGAAAACTCGGGCAACATCGATCTCTATTACGAAGACCACGGTTCGGGCAGGCCGGTGGTGCTGGTTCATGGCTGGCCGCTGAGCGGCGACTCCTGGGAGAAGCAGGTGCCGGCCCTGCTCGATGCGGGCTGCCGGGTCATCACGTATGACCGCCGGGGCTTCGGAAAGTCGAGTCAGCCAACGTTCGGCTACGATTACGACACGATGGCCGAGGACCTCCACAAGCTGATTACAAAGCTCGATCTGCGGGACATCGCTCTGGTCGGCTTCTCCATGGGGGGCGGCGAGGTCGCCCGCTATCTCGGCGTCCACGGATCCGGACGGGTGAGCAAAGCGGTCTTCATGGCGGCGATTCCACCCTATATGCTCATGACCACCGACAATCCGGATGGGATCGACGGCAGCGTCTTCGACGGAATCAAAAAGGCGATCGTTGCAGACCGGCCGGCGCTTCTCTCCAAATTCCTCTCCGATTTCTATAACGTCGATCTCTTGAAAGGGGAGAAGGTGAGCGATGAGGCGGTCCACCTCAGCTGGATCGTCGCCGCGGAGGCCTCTCCCAAAGGGACGCTCGATTGCGTTACTGCGTTTTCGTCGACCGACTTCCGAAACGACCTGAAACGGATCGACATCCCGACGCTGGTGATCCACGGCGATGCCGACCGGATCTGCCCTTTCCCCGCCACCGGAAAGCGCATACGTGAGATTGTCAAGGGAAGCAGGCTGATCACGGTGGAAGGGGGACCGCACGGCATCAACTGGACCCATGCGGAAAAGGTCAACAGCGACCTGCTGGCGTTTCTCGGGGAGGCGGCCCGGAGGAAGGCCGCCGCATAA
- a CDS encoding DUF4157 domain-containing protein gives MRIFTQKQKQPLRRTSNDLRSQYPSQHPHSLLQLQRTLGNQSTQRLQTKLKISTPGDKHEQEADRMAAQVMRMPESKKASPCSCGGECAPCRTKQAGQADLQTQRAETADATQSTVPPIVHEALRTPGHPLDSGTRAFFEPRFGYDLSPVRVHTDRKAVTSARAVDALAYTVGRDVVFAEGEYAPHTSQGKKLLAHELTHVVQQGGAAPTLQRQAGGGGAAAPAPRYSVTTSSGCNTAPYNKAAVEAAAQAAFNQVHTSNCVKTKSLKENILDEFNGLTIKCNQGTGNPCGRANRFFSSTVNLYPDAMNAICGPLESTILHEVIHLTEWAPFGHGPLAAGCEKSCFGFGSGDAAKCTYDTGYVPVLSASIGKAFPEEGASTTYARLYLGLEKRGPVLSFVHPSLGIGVGLIGETTGEAGAASAGSTTLVSLLGGLRFDPSKPGGGYLSFFGGPALALGSGKEKIGYEAGAALGYRWRWLDFSVNAGRTYDPTREAGMDRLFTVGATLQIGPSVPR, from the coding sequence ATGCGCATCTTCACACAGAAACAGAAGCAACCTCTACGGCGAACCTCCAACGACCTCCGATCGCAATATCCGTCTCAACATCCTCATTCCCTGCTCCAGTTACAACGAACCCTCGGAAACCAATCGACCCAACGCCTGCAAACAAAACTAAAAATCAGCACCCCCGGAGACAAACACGAGCAGGAAGCCGATCGGATGGCAGCGCAGGTGATGCGGATGCCTGAGTCAAAGAAAGCATCCCCCTGTTCCTGCGGCGGCGAATGCGCCCCCTGCCGGACAAAACAGGCCGGACAGGCAGATCTGCAAACCCAACGGGCCGAGACGGCCGACGCCACCCAAAGCACCGTTCCCCCCATCGTCCACGAAGCTCTCCGCACGCCGGGCCACCCGCTCGATTCAGGGACCCGCGCCTTCTTCGAGCCGCGGTTCGGCTACGACTTAAGCCCGGTGCGAGTCCACACCGACCGGAAAGCGGTCACGTCGGCCCGCGCGGTCGATGCGCTCGCCTACACCGTCGGGCGGGATGTCGTCTTCGCCGAAGGGGAATATGCGCCGCACACCTCTCAAGGAAAAAAGCTGCTGGCGCACGAGCTGACCCATGTGGTCCAACAGGGGGGCGCCGCCCCGACGCTTCAACGGCAAGCGGGAGGGGGAGGCGCCGCCGCGCCGGCGCCCCGTTATTCGGTCACCACATCATCCGGGTGCAACACCGCCCCTTACAACAAGGCGGCCGTCGAAGCGGCGGCCCAAGCCGCCTTCAACCAAGTTCACACGAGCAACTGCGTGAAAACCAAGTCGTTGAAAGAAAACATCCTCGATGAATTTAACGGCCTGACGATCAAATGCAACCAGGGAACGGGCAACCCGTGCGGCCGGGCGAATCGCTTCTTCAGCTCCACCGTCAATCTCTACCCGGATGCGATGAACGCGATCTGCGGTCCGCTGGAATCGACGATTCTCCATGAAGTGATCCATCTGACCGAGTGGGCGCCGTTCGGACATGGGCCGCTCGCCGCCGGGTGCGAGAAATCGTGTTTCGGGTTCGGCTCGGGGGATGCCGCCAAATGCACCTACGACACCGGCTACGTGCCGGTGTTGAGCGCGTCGATCGGAAAAGCCTTTCCGGAGGAAGGGGCCTCGACGACGTACGCGCGCCTCTATCTCGGTCTGGAAAAACGGGGGCCGGTCCTCAGCTTTGTTCACCCCTCTCTCGGGATCGGCGTCGGCCTGATCGGCGAGACGACGGGAGAAGCCGGAGCCGCCTCGGCCGGATCGACGACGTTGGTCTCGCTGCTCGGCGGCCTTCGATTCGATCCGAGCAAGCCGGGCGGCGGCTATCTCTCCTTCTTCGGCGGGCCGGCGCTCGCCCTCGGCAGCGGCAAAGAGAAAATCGGCTACGAAGCGGGGGCGGCGCTCGGCTACCGCTGGCGCTGGCTCGATTTCTCGGTGAATGCCGGGCGGACCTATGACCCGACCCGAGAGGCCGGAATGGACCGGCTCTTCACCGTCGGCGCCACCCTCCAAATCGGACCAAGCGTGCCCCGCTGA
- a CDS encoding DUF1801 domain-containing protein, protein MKVRSVILEALPEGYEEVMNWGMISYQVPLERYPKTYNGQPLLYAGIAAQKGYYSLYLTSIFQDAKLGAKLQAAYKLSRKHLDMGKSCIRFMRIENLPLEVIGEIVASVSVEKFLETYEKARDR, encoded by the coding sequence ATGAAAGTCAGAAGCGTGATCCTGGAAGCGCTTCCCGAGGGTTATGAAGAAGTGATGAACTGGGGAATGATCTCCTATCAGGTCCCGCTGGAGCGTTATCCCAAAACCTACAACGGACAGCCCCTTCTCTATGCCGGCATCGCGGCGCAGAAAGGGTACTATTCCCTCTACCTGACCAGCATCTTTCAGGACGCCAAGCTGGGGGCGAAGCTGCAAGCCGCCTATAAACTCTCCCGCAAGCACCTCGACATGGGAAAGTCGTGCATCCGCTTCATGCGGATCGAGAACCTGCCGCTGGAAGTGATCGGCGAAATCGTCGCGAGTGTGTCGGTGGAAAAGTTCTTGGAAACCTACGAAAAAGCGCGCGACCGCTAA
- a CDS encoding TerB family tellurite resistance protein — protein MSNEKKISLVRVLIALAWADGEISHDELNFLKDFMFKFDLTGDEWAKIEMYMEDPVTQEEAELLIHDFVQHLGGARERQQVIEALQKMTAADGVTTPEEKAFLERFSGIINEAGPAPALFGRIRGLFQETVFKPARRSKRSEELHEFLNNRILFKVRRKLERDKLSIEADPEALTYASLFGGLLAHVASLHQPLTDTQMAVLKKHLKEIAGFDSEGTAVIESVIREAAGSLDRFRLTREFYEKSTPAQRIQLIECLFDIAGVDTDLTHSEVEEVRAIAYGLRLTHSDFINAKVKHLRESEKKTN, from the coding sequence ATGTCAAACGAAAAGAAAATCTCCTTGGTTCGGGTGCTGATCGCCCTTGCCTGGGCCGACGGCGAGATCAGCCACGACGAGCTGAATTTTCTGAAGGACTTTATGTTCAAGTTCGATTTGACCGGAGACGAATGGGCCAAGATCGAGATGTATATGGAAGACCCGGTCACCCAGGAGGAGGCGGAGTTGCTGATTCACGATTTCGTTCAGCACCTCGGCGGCGCCCGGGAGCGCCAACAGGTGATCGAGGCGCTTCAAAAGATGACGGCGGCGGACGGCGTGACCACCCCCGAGGAGAAGGCTTTCCTGGAGCGGTTTTCCGGCATCATCAATGAAGCGGGGCCGGCTCCCGCCTTGTTCGGGCGCATCCGGGGGCTTTTTCAGGAGACGGTCTTCAAACCGGCGCGCCGCTCGAAGCGGAGCGAGGAGCTGCATGAGTTTCTCAACAATCGGATTTTGTTTAAAGTGCGGCGGAAGCTGGAGCGGGATAAGCTCTCGATCGAGGCCGATCCGGAGGCGCTGACCTATGCGTCGCTCTTCGGCGGGCTGCTCGCCCACGTGGCGTCGCTCCACCAGCCGCTCACCGACACCCAGATGGCCGTTTTAAAAAAACATCTGAAAGAGATCGCCGGATTCGACAGTGAAGGGACGGCGGTGATCGAGTCGGTCATCCGGGAGGCGGCCGGGAGCCTCGACCGGTTCCGGCTGACCCGGGAATTTTACGAGAAGAGCACCCCGGCGCAGCGGATTCAGCTGATCGAGTGTCTTTTCGATATCGCCGGGGTCGATACCGATCTGACCCATTCCGAGGTGGAGGAGGTCCGCGCGATCGCATACGGATTGAGGCTGACCCATTCGGACTTCATCAACGCCAAGGTGAAACATCTGCGGGAGAGCGAAAAAAAGACCAATTAG
- a CDS encoding DUF362 domain-containing protein: MNEESDPISPSRRSFIQMAGALLPIFIANPFNLFRSFTSPDGELRPVPRPKPNRFVQDGKALVSVVGGETIDRMVREAVDLIGGIGRLDLKGKTVLLKPNVVSHNPPPATTNPEVVRSVVKLLYEGGAGKVIVGDMSGVIRLPTRKNLKETGIEAAAREAGAEVIDFDDAEWIEVKPPQAQLSGKIYVARPVYEADLLVNVPVVKTHQSATYSICLKNLVGVTHPRNRPYRVNPARWEEVVAEMNLAAHPDLNIVDATTIMVAGGPQEGPAEKTNMIFASGDRIAADVVGLGLIKHFNRWKGVAEISVWAQRQIRYAQTIGLGVKEAASMKMIAKRLEGDEAVFSALIAKIESALAEGPEGGS; encoded by the coding sequence TTGAACGAAGAATCCGATCCCATTTCCCCTTCCCGCCGCTCGTTCATCCAAATGGCCGGGGCGCTGCTTCCGATCTTCATCGCCAACCCGTTCAACCTCTTTCGCTCGTTCACTTCCCCCGACGGCGAGCTGCGGCCGGTCCCGCGTCCCAAACCGAACCGGTTCGTTCAGGACGGAAAGGCGTTGGTCTCCGTCGTCGGCGGGGAAACGATCGACCGGATGGTCCGGGAGGCGGTTGATCTGATCGGCGGGATCGGGCGGCTCGATCTGAAAGGGAAGACCGTTCTGTTGAAACCGAACGTCGTCTCGCACAACCCGCCGCCGGCGACGACGAACCCGGAGGTCGTCCGGAGCGTGGTGAAGCTCCTTTATGAGGGGGGGGCCGGCAAGGTGATCGTCGGCGACATGTCGGGGGTGATCCGGCTGCCGACCCGGAAGAATCTGAAAGAGACCGGGATCGAGGCCGCGGCGCGGGAGGCGGGGGCGGAGGTGATCGACTTCGACGACGCCGAGTGGATCGAGGTGAAGCCGCCGCAGGCGCAGTTGAGCGGGAAGATTTACGTCGCCCGGCCGGTTTATGAGGCCGATCTTCTCGTCAACGTCCCGGTGGTGAAGACCCATCAGAGCGCGACCTACTCGATCTGCCTCAAAAACCTGGTCGGGGTGACCCACCCCCGGAACCGCCCCTATCGGGTGAACCCCGCCCGCTGGGAGGAGGTGGTGGCGGAGATGAATTTGGCGGCCCATCCCGACCTAAACATCGTCGATGCCACGACGATCATGGTCGCCGGCGGCCCGCAAGAGGGGCCGGCGGAGAAGACGAACATGATCTTCGCCAGCGGCGATCGGATCGCGGCCGACGTTGTCGGGCTCGGATTGATTAAACACTTCAACCGCTGGAAAGGGGTCGCTGAGATCAGCGTCTGGGCGCAGCGGCAGATCCGCTACGCGCAGACGATCGGGCTGGGGGTGAAGGAGGCCGCGTCGATGAAGATGATCGCGAAGCGGCTCGAAGGGGACGAGGCGGTTTTCTCGGCATTGATCGCGAAGATCGAATCGGCTCTCGCCGAGGGGCCCGAGGGGGGATCATAA
- a CDS encoding type II secretion system protein GspG yields MNLWNPAKLATDLQAGKLSERQKFNYVVTSAIIHMIVGSGSVVRGPYTSLHLFFIFAYICVTLVGLNISFRANQEGDGKFFLERYLCLSVPLIVLIYGIAYLVYYLSFLNAAIELLKIELPGSQDALRYSFPIIALTVYYYNLQKYMRLASINTENVEQPLGVVVPTQQPAQDTEEKIGRGPYVVAFASFIPLLGALCGLIAIVWGLTMKKRGGRRVALIGFGGTFLCTILPYGILIYLSFTSNSFKDVNQTFARMHLNSLVQAIEFYKLQNGKYPESLETLRQSMLPNQTIGINDPMISTKDNLKPFHYELLDQETAYYLFSVGKDGLPFTQDDIPPELGQSNPGNIGLKFPTEKK; encoded by the coding sequence ATGAATCTTTGGAATCCGGCAAAACTCGCAACTGATCTCCAGGCTGGAAAGCTATCCGAGCGCCAGAAGTTTAACTACGTCGTCACATCGGCCATCATTCATATGATTGTCGGTTCGGGTTCAGTTGTCAGAGGTCCCTATACATCTCTACACCTTTTTTTCATCTTCGCCTATATCTGCGTTACCCTCGTAGGGCTGAACATTTCATTTCGGGCAAATCAGGAGGGTGATGGGAAATTTTTCTTGGAGCGTTATCTTTGCCTAAGCGTTCCACTCATCGTGCTTATCTATGGAATTGCCTATTTAGTTTATTACTTGTCCTTTTTAAACGCCGCAATCGAACTTCTGAAAATCGAACTACCAGGATCTCAAGATGCCCTGAGATATTCCTTTCCAATTATTGCTTTAACCGTATACTACTATAATCTCCAAAAATATATGAGACTCGCCTCAATAAATACTGAGAACGTGGAGCAACCGCTTGGCGTAGTGGTACCGACCCAACAACCTGCCCAAGATACTGAAGAAAAAATAGGAAGAGGACCATATGTTGTTGCCTTTGCTTCGTTCATTCCTCTGCTCGGAGCCTTGTGTGGTCTCATTGCAATTGTCTGGGGCCTTACTATGAAAAAGAGAGGAGGGAGGAGGGTCGCCCTTATCGGTTTTGGCGGTACATTCTTGTGTACCATCTTACCGTATGGAATACTCATTTATCTCAGTTTCACCTCGAACTCATTTAAAGACGTCAATCAGACTTTTGCCAGAATGCATCTTAACTCTTTAGTCCAGGCAATTGAGTTCTACAAACTTCAGAATGGAAAGTACCCGGAATCTCTTGAGACCCTAAGACAGTCTATGCTACCTAACCAAACGATTGGTATAAATGATCCTATGATAAGCACAAAAGACAATCTAAAACCTTTTCATTATGAGCTTCTTGATCAGGAAACGGCTTATTATCTTTTCAGCGTTGGCAAAGATGGCCTCCCATTCACTCAAGATGATATCCCACCGGAACTCGGCCAATCAAATCCAGGTAATATCGGCCTAAAGTTTCCGACAGAGAAGAAGTAG
- a CDS encoding YqaJ viral recombinase family protein, producing MPYVTIHLQQGTPEWLEWRRQGIGASDAPTIMGENPWKSADDLLQEKCNGENTRPNAAMARGNALEPEARKRYETKVGVAFTPACLQSVKQEWLRASVDGVAANGTAVVEIKCGESVYRKVAASGDVPGYYYGQLQHILAVIPLQSIDFYCYLPGRPELHLKVARNERYIGRLLETEYLFWQKLLKIRQEAVQR from the coding sequence ATGCCGTACGTGACCATCCATCTTCAACAAGGGACCCCGGAGTGGCTGGAATGGCGCCGTCAAGGAATCGGAGCCTCCGATGCGCCGACGATCATGGGGGAGAATCCCTGGAAGAGCGCCGACGACCTGCTGCAGGAAAAATGCAACGGGGAAAACACCCGCCCCAATGCGGCGATGGCAAGAGGGAACGCGCTGGAGCCGGAGGCGAGAAAACGCTACGAAACCAAGGTGGGGGTCGCCTTCACACCGGCCTGCCTGCAAAGCGTGAAACAGGAGTGGCTGAGGGCGAGCGTCGACGGTGTGGCGGCGAACGGAACGGCGGTGGTGGAGATAAAATGCGGAGAGAGTGTGTATCGCAAGGTGGCGGCCTCCGGGGATGTCCCCGGTTACTACTATGGCCAATTGCAGCACATCCTCGCCGTCATCCCGCTTCAATCGATCGACTTCTACTGCTATCTGCCGGGGAGGCCGGAGCTTCACCTGAAGGTGGCGCGGAACGAACGGTACATCGGCCGTCTCCTGGAGACCGAATATCTCTTCTGGCAGAAGTTATTAAAAATCAGACAAGAAGCGGTGCAACGATAA